The following proteins are encoded in a genomic region of Amycolatopsis sulphurea:
- a CDS encoding SAM-dependent methyltransferase: MTQVPEPEAPEEIDLERPNAARIYDWFLGGTANWAIDREFGERAVQTFPMIKTIAKASREFLGRGVRYLAEQGVDQFLDLGSGVPTVGNVHEIATAVNPGARCVYVDNEPVAVAHSQILLEREGVAYRHAVLQGDLRHPSEIWNQATDTGVLDPKRPIGLIVVGVLYFLGRDEPAVEIIRKYLSMLPSGSYFLSSHLTNDGVQTPDRALRAQIHQQYQRSSTPFHYRSRAEFSEFFAGLELVEPGIGWVPDWRPELGESRAGARMAGNPSFSGSLCGLGRKP, from the coding sequence ATGACGCAGGTACCGGAGCCGGAAGCCCCGGAAGAGATCGACCTCGAACGCCCCAACGCGGCGCGGATCTACGACTGGTTTCTCGGCGGCACGGCCAACTGGGCCATCGACCGCGAGTTCGGGGAACGGGCGGTCCAGACCTTTCCGATGATCAAGACCATTGCGAAGGCGAGCCGCGAATTCCTCGGCCGGGGCGTGCGGTATCTGGCCGAGCAGGGCGTCGACCAGTTCCTCGACCTCGGTTCCGGGGTGCCGACCGTCGGCAATGTGCACGAGATCGCCACGGCTGTGAACCCCGGCGCGCGGTGTGTCTATGTCGACAACGAGCCGGTGGCCGTCGCGCATTCGCAGATCCTGCTGGAACGGGAGGGAGTCGCGTACCGGCACGCGGTGCTGCAGGGCGATCTGCGCCATCCGAGCGAGATCTGGAACCAGGCGACGGACACCGGCGTGCTGGATCCGAAACGCCCGATCGGCCTGATCGTGGTCGGCGTGCTGTATTTCCTCGGCCGGGACGAACCGGCCGTGGAGATCATCCGGAAGTACCTGTCCATGCTGCCGTCCGGCTCGTACTTCCTTTCCTCGCACCTGACGAACGACGGCGTGCAGACCCCGGATCGGGCGCTGCGTGCGCAGATCCACCAGCAGTACCAGCGTTCGAGCACGCCGTTTCACTACCGCAGCCGCGCGGAGTTCAGCGAGTTCTTCGCCGGGCTGGAGCTGGTCGAGCCGGGCATCGGGTGGGTCCCGGACTGGCGTCCGGAGCTCGGCGAATCCCGGGCCGGCGCGCGGATGGCGGGCAACCCGTCGTTCAGCGGGAGTCTCTGCGGACTGGGCCGCAAACCGTGA